Proteins from a genomic interval of Methanofollis formosanus:
- a CDS encoding CBS domain-containing protein, translating to MEPADIPVTTVMDEEVVSVLPDTPLPEVFETFSRLGCTDLVVAGPEDHFLGFITALDLLASVGPVVGVRSRERERCIECLLRRETAVAADIMTRSHISVPTTATLRHAIEAMERYRYPVLVVVDERGVAVGRLEACMVISHLRVAGHL from the coding sequence ATGGAACCCGCAGATATCCCGGTCACCACCGTCATGGACGAAGAGGTCGTCTCCGTCCTCCCCGACACTCCCCTCCCCGAGGTCTTCGAGACCTTCTCCAGACTCGGCTGCACCGACCTCGTCGTCGCCGGGCCCGAGGACCACTTCCTCGGGTTCATCACCGCCCTCGACCTCCTCGCCTCGGTCGGCCCGGTGGTGGGCGTGCGGAGCAGGGAGCGGGAGCGCTGCATCGAGTGTCTTCTTAGACGGGAGACGGCGGTGGCCGCCGACATCATGACCCGCAGCCACATCTCGGTCCCGACCACTGCCACCCTCCGCCACGCGATCGAGGCGATGGAACGCTACCGGTACCCGGTGCTCGTCGTCGTCGACGAACGCGGCGTCGCCGTCGGCCGGCTCGAAGCCTGCATGGTCATCTCGCACCTTCGGGTGGCCGGCCATCTCTGA
- a CDS encoding radical SAM protein: MVQKRWIKRTVGKAEIYYDRTNGAIHTFPPHDDMGADEVWVPPKGHPLAPLRLYYDPTYRCNLSCRHCITRSSPTADASGELNFEQACTLLSECAQAGVLDVAITGGEPFVYRQIFPLIAHARACGMNVMISTNGLLVSKEVAARLAKLGVLDVRVSFEGAEKINDSVRGKGTYQKALRAVSNLIETENHTVVRLTLSGRSEEHLEDLFTDLAACGVREVKASAIKEVGRAADPENADLLGYTADLESAQRLQRLGALFGIEVQLSSDDFPLTPREAKDNKLRFDEGSNCGAGFATAYVSPYGEVLPCSSMPHVVLGNVASEGFMEAWTGERARRFRELVANCGTQLLCKAPCFSAKNVDLAMRPRSNGYSQSFSKMADKP, encoded by the coding sequence ATGGTTCAGAAACGATGGATCAAAAGAACGGTGGGGAAGGCTGAGATCTACTATGACCGGACGAACGGCGCCATCCACACCTTCCCGCCCCATGACGACATGGGCGCAGACGAGGTCTGGGTGCCGCCGAAAGGTCACCCGCTCGCCCCGCTCCGTCTGTATTATGACCCGACGTACCGCTGCAACCTCTCCTGCCGGCACTGTATCACGCGGTCGTCGCCGACGGCCGACGCCTCGGGAGAACTCAACTTCGAACAGGCCTGTACGCTTCTCTCCGAATGCGCACAGGCCGGCGTCCTGGACGTTGCAATAACCGGCGGGGAACCCTTTGTGTATCGGCAGATCTTTCCTCTGATCGCTCATGCCCGCGCCTGCGGGATGAACGTGATGATCTCGACCAACGGGCTGCTGGTCTCAAAGGAGGTCGCGGCCAGGTTGGCGAAGCTCGGCGTCCTCGACGTGCGGGTGAGTTTCGAAGGGGCGGAGAAGATCAACGACAGTGTCCGGGGGAAAGGAACGTACCAGAAGGCGCTACGCGCCGTGAGCAACCTGATAGAGACCGAGAACCACACGGTGGTCAGGCTCACCCTCTCGGGCAGGAGCGAGGAACATCTCGAAGATCTCTTCACCGACCTGGCCGCCTGCGGCGTGCGTGAGGTGAAGGCCTCGGCGATCAAGGAGGTGGGCAGGGCCGCCGACCCGGAGAACGCCGATCTGCTCGGCTATACCGCAGACCTCGAGAGTGCGCAGCGGCTCCAGCGACTCGGGGCGCTTTTCGGCATCGAAGTCCAGCTCTCCTCCGACGATTTCCCGCTCACGCCCAGGGAGGCGAAAGATAACAAACTCAGGTTCGACGAAGGTTCAAATTGTGGTGCAGGGTTTGCGACGGCCTATGTCTCGCCGTACGGGGAGGTGCTGCCCTGCTCCTCGATGCCGCATGTGGTGCTCGGGAATGTCGCCTCCGAAGGATTCATGGAGGCCTGGACCGGGGAACGCGCGCGTCGCTTCAGGGAACTGGTCGCCAACTGCGGGACTCAACTGCTCTGCAAAGCCCCGTGCTTCTCGGCAAAAAACGTTGACCTGGCAATGCGCCCGCGATCGAATGGCTACTCCCAGAGTTTCAGCAAGATGGCAGACAAACCATAG
- a CDS encoding PKD domain-containing protein: MNVKRIMPLLGIVILCVFGTQGALAQDQGNETVSIMLMPESAEVMLNETTDLAVILDAAPEGLAGFNITISIEDPEIAEIVDLNFSEWAFEPENGSLPADSVWAQAFDPEGLAGETNITLCTVTVRGDVEGMSAINVTPESIEDVNGTPYNATVVPGELNVTGEVPPAGLAADFEADVTVGVVPLNVTFTDLSTGNVTAWEWDFGDGTNSTEQNPVHTYEEGGIYSVSLTVADEANETDTLVKEDYIMVSGGPAPPVGPTADFEADPTEGEAPLNVTFTDLSTGNVTAWAWDFGDGTNSTEQNPAHTYEEAGLYTVSLTVADEANETDTMVKEDYINVSGVVPPVGPTADFEADPTEGEAPLNVTFTDLSTGNVTAWAWDFGDGTNSTEQNPFHTYEETGLYTVSLTVADEANETDTMVKEDYINVSGVVPPVGPTADFEADTTTGNAPLAVTFTDLSTGNVTAWEWDFGDGTNSTEQNPFHTYEEAGPYTVSLTVADEANETDTMVKEGYINVSSAPLPVGISFVPSTVTIPAGNVTTLDLVLDSAVDGLAGYSLNLSISDPATANITAITFPEWALLNETSLLPNSTAWMEAVDLNDSIQANATNVVLGTVTIEGKGAGTAELLVEVRVMDADGGAAFFPPTTPASITITPPPPFPGYENSPTDPNGDGKYEDINGNGIVDYDDVVAFFANMQWIEENNLVALFDFNGNGEIDYDDVVTLAMMV; this comes from the coding sequence ATGAACGTGAAGCGTATTATGCCGCTTCTCGGCATCGTTATCCTCTGTGTCTTCGGAACACAGGGGGCCCTGGCACAGGACCAGGGGAATGAGACGGTCTCCATCATGCTCATGCCCGAGTCGGCTGAGGTGATGCTCAACGAGACCACAGACCTTGCAGTAATTCTGGACGCCGCCCCGGAGGGGCTGGCCGGGTTCAACATCACGATCAGCATCGAAGACCCGGAGATCGCGGAGATCGTCGACCTGAACTTCTCGGAGTGGGCCTTTGAGCCTGAGAACGGATCGCTGCCTGCAGACTCCGTCTGGGCACAGGCGTTCGACCCCGAGGGGCTCGCGGGTGAGACGAACATCACGCTCTGCACCGTCACCGTACGCGGCGACGTGGAAGGGATGAGCGCGATCAATGTCACGCCCGAGTCGATCGAAGATGTCAACGGAACGCCGTACAACGCCACCGTTGTGCCGGGTGAACTGAATGTCACCGGCGAGGTGCCGCCGGCCGGACTTGCGGCCGACTTTGAGGCCGACGTGACGGTCGGCGTCGTACCGCTCAACGTCACCTTCACCGATCTCTCGACCGGGAACGTGACGGCGTGGGAGTGGGACTTCGGCGACGGCACCAACTCAACCGAACAGAACCCTGTCCACACCTATGAGGAGGGCGGGATCTACTCGGTCAGTCTCACCGTCGCGGACGAGGCGAATGAGACCGACACTCTGGTCAAAGAGGACTACATCATGGTCAGCGGCGGACCGGCACCGCCGGTCGGACCGACCGCAGACTTCGAGGCCGATCCCACCGAGGGCGAGGCACCGCTCAACGTCACCTTCACCGATCTCTCGACCGGGAACGTGACCGCGTGGGCATGGGACTTCGGCGACGGCACCAACTCGACCGAGCAGAACCCGGCCCACACCTACGAGGAGGCAGGACTCTACACCGTCAGTCTCACCGTCGCGGACGAGGCGAATGAGACCGACACCATGGTCAAAGAGGACTACATCAACGTCTCAGGCGTGGTGCCGCCGGTCGGGCCGACCGCAGACTTCGAGGCCGATCCCACCGAGGGCGAAGCACCGCTCAACGTCACCTTCACCGATCTCTCGACCGGGAACGTGACCGCATGGGCATGGGACTTCGGCGACGGCACCAACTCGACCGAGCAGAACCCGTTCCACACCTACGAGGAGACGGGACTCTACACTGTCAGTCTCACCGTCGCGGACGAGGCGAATGAGACCGACACCATGGTCAAAGAGGACTACATCAACGTCTCAGGCGTGGTGCCGCCGGTCGGACCGACCGCGGACTTCGAGGCAGACACCACCACAGGGAACGCACCTCTTGCCGTCACCTTCACCGATCTCTCGACCGGGAACGTGACGGCGTGGGAGTGGGACTTCGGCGACGGCACCAACTCGACCGAGCAGAACCCGTTCCACACCTACGAGGAGGCGGGACCCTACACTGTCAGTCTCACCGTCGCGGACGAAGCGAATGAGACCGACACCATGGTCAAGGAGGGCTACATCAACGTCTCCAGCGCACCGCTGCCGGTCGGTATCTCATTCGTACCGTCCACCGTCACTATTCCGGCCGGGAACGTCACCACCCTTGACCTGGTCCTCGACTCAGCGGTGGACGGACTTGCCGGGTACTCGCTGAACCTGAGCATCAGCGACCCGGCCACCGCGAACATCACCGCGATCACCTTCCCTGAATGGGCACTTCTCAACGAGACCTCGCTGCTCCCGAACTCCACGGCATGGATGGAGGCGGTCGATCTCAACGACTCGATCCAGGCCAATGCCACCAACGTGGTACTCGGGACGGTGACCATCGAGGGGAAGGGAGCAGGGACTGCCGAACTTCTGGTCGAGGTGCGGGTGATGGACGCGGACGGCGGTGCGGCATTCTTCCCGCCGACCACGCCGGCCAGCATCACCATCACACCGCCGCCGCCGTTCCCGGGTTACGAAAACTCACCGACCGACCCGAACGGCGACGGGAAGTACGAGGACATCAACGGGAACGGTATTGTCGATTATGACGACGTCGTCGCGTTCTTTGCCAACATGCAGTGGATCGAGGAGAACAACCTGGTTGCACTCTTCGACTTCAACGGAAACGGCGAAATCGACTACGACGATGTCGTGACACTTGCCATGATGGTCTGA
- a CDS encoding FkbM family methyltransferase: MKSVPPECEDEDQSPLATIYILSHVSLPRGGIEIPVQTIQQGRTEALVRRTLDEVWERKRAENGKGNRLARAAVEKINGLFLWAGTPLELGFRERHPEVFKESVGVLAGAVGDPAKYDRVRALLSDVRSQEIFDWLVGYRVAYALIGNGALELRPPPIARDEFWRLQRETERYRSGHYYRYDGSTVHSDAYVFNTIWLQEQYRVEGLCEPRPGDIVVDAGACWGETAVWFSRFVGPSGRVHAFEPAGANRRVIERVVEKNNLSSSVVTVPLGLWDRETTLTFSGTGRMFRQSGSGGGGGAEVPVTTLDRYVEETGLDRVDFIKMDIEGAELPALAGAEKSIREFRPDLAISVYHRADDLTEVPIFLASLVPEYRMYLRHYTPGPDESVLYATVR; the protein is encoded by the coding sequence ATGAAGAGTGTGCCCCCAGAATGTGAAGACGAAGATCAGTCCCCTCTCGCCACAATCTATATCCTCTCCCACGTCTCTCTCCCACGCGGGGGGATCGAAATCCCGGTACAAACCATTCAGCAGGGCCGCACCGAGGCACTGGTACGCCGGACCCTCGACGAGGTCTGGGAGCGAAAGCGGGCCGAGAACGGGAAGGGCAACCGCCTGGCCCGTGCGGCGGTCGAGAAGATCAACGGCCTCTTCCTCTGGGCCGGGACGCCGCTCGAACTCGGGTTCAGGGAACGCCACCCGGAAGTTTTCAAGGAATCGGTCGGGGTGCTCGCCGGGGCGGTCGGCGACCCGGCGAAATACGACCGCGTGCGGGCACTCCTCTCCGACGTTCGGTCGCAGGAGATCTTCGACTGGCTCGTCGGCTACCGCGTCGCCTACGCCCTCATCGGCAACGGGGCGCTCGAACTCCGCCCGCCGCCGATCGCACGCGACGAGTTCTGGCGACTGCAGCGGGAGACCGAACGCTACCGCTCGGGGCACTACTACCGCTACGACGGGAGCACCGTCCACTCGGACGCCTACGTCTTCAACACCATCTGGCTCCAGGAGCAATACCGCGTCGAAGGACTCTGCGAACCGCGGCCAGGCGACATCGTCGTCGACGCCGGGGCGTGCTGGGGGGAGACCGCGGTCTGGTTCTCCAGGTTCGTCGGCCCCTCGGGCCGGGTCCATGCCTTCGAACCGGCCGGGGCCAACCGGCGGGTGATCGAGCGGGTGGTCGAGAAGAACAATCTTTCCTCCTCGGTCGTCACCGTCCCCCTCGGGCTCTGGGATAGAGAGACGACCCTCACCTTCTCAGGGACCGGGCGGATGTTTCGGCAGAGCGGCAGCGGGGGTGGGGGCGGGGCCGAGGTGCCGGTGACCACGCTGGACCGCTATGTCGAGGAGACCGGGCTTGACCGCGTCGACTTCATCAAGATGGACATCGAGGGCGCCGAACTCCCCGCCCTCGCCGGCGCGGAGAAGAGCATCAGGGAGTTCCGGCCAGACCTCGCCATCTCGGTCTACCACCGGGCAGACGACCTCACCGAAGTCCCAATCTTTCTCGCCTCCCTGGTGCCTGAGTACCGGATGTACCTCCGCCACTACACCCCCGGCCCGGACGAGAGCGTCCTCTATGCGACGGTGCGGTGA
- a CDS encoding MarC family protein produces the protein MDLLMIAQASIALLMITTPPDPVKILFFNTIVANREERRAPAALKVALIVAVILGGSALVGRQLLGLLGINLGAFGIVGGLVVAGMGFEMLYNGAPSKTQGKEIEEEGPEDEGSLIMPLSIPLIAGPGAITTAITLAYQGNQIDPLIATLIGVGVVAVVIFVSMNYLGGLISKVSERTMELLLRIGGLVLATLGVQILLGGVVRYFGL, from the coding sequence ATGGACCTGCTGATGATTGCACAGGCGTCGATCGCGCTCTTGATGATCACGACGCCGCCTGATCCTGTAAAGATCCTCTTCTTCAACACCATCGTCGCCAACCGCGAGGAGCGGCGTGCGCCTGCGGCACTGAAAGTGGCGCTGATCGTGGCCGTCATCCTGGGCGGTTCGGCGCTCGTCGGACGGCAACTCCTCGGCCTGCTCGGCATCAATCTCGGGGCCTTCGGGATCGTCGGGGGCCTGGTGGTGGCGGGCATGGGCTTTGAGATGCTCTATAACGGTGCGCCGAGCAAAACGCAGGGGAAAGAGATCGAGGAGGAAGGGCCGGAGGACGAGGGCAGCCTCATCATGCCGCTCTCGATACCCCTCATCGCCGGCCCGGGTGCGATCACGACGGCCATCACCCTCGCCTACCAGGGCAATCAGATCGATCCCCTCATCGCCACGCTCATCGGCGTCGGCGTGGTGGCCGTCGTCATCTTCGTCTCCATGAACTATCTCGGCGGCCTGATCTCGAAGGTGAGCGAGCGGACGATGGAGTTGTTGTTGCGGATCGGCGGTCTTGTTCTTGCCACGCTCGGGGTTCAGATCCTTCTTGGCGGGGTCGTGAGGTATTTTGGGTTGTAG
- a CDS encoding type II toxin-antitoxin system HicB family antitoxin: MKMYRYLIVIEKTEGNYSAYSPDLPGCVATGKTREEAEENMQVAIEMHVRGLIEDGLPVPEPQSFASYVTVQ, encoded by the coding sequence ATGAAAATGTATCGATACCTCATCGTTATCGAAAAGACGGAAGGGAACTATTCGGCATATTCTCCCGACCTCCCCGGTTGCGTGGCGACCGGGAAGACGCGGGAGGAAGCAGAGGAGAACATGCAGGTCGCCATCGAGATGCATGTCAGGGGACTGATCGAAGACGGTCTCCCCGTGCCTGAGCCGCAGTCCTTCGCGTCCTATGTGACCGTGCAATAA
- a CDS encoding NUDIX hydrolase, translating to MTERETPASVRAIITDKEGRVLLLRRAEYLKKYPGLWELPGGMVKEGESLPGCLVRTVLEETGLNLEICGCTGSCESTWEGKTEVHQIWVAHPQQPQQKNLRLAPGHTASAWASFDEIEMFRTVPWLKDAVRQIV from the coding sequence ATGACAGAGCGCGAAACACCTGCCTCGGTGCGGGCAATCATCACCGACAAAGAGGGGAGGGTCCTTCTTCTCCGGCGTGCAGAATACCTGAAAAAATATCCCGGCCTCTGGGAACTCCCGGGCGGGATGGTGAAGGAAGGAGAATCTCTTCCCGGCTGCCTGGTACGCACCGTCCTGGAGGAGACCGGGCTGAACCTCGAGATCTGCGGGTGCACCGGTTCCTGCGAATCAACCTGGGAGGGGAAGACCGAGGTCCACCAGATCTGGGTGGCGCACCCGCAGCAGCCGCAGCAGAAGAACCTCCGTCTTGCACCCGGCCACACGGCATCGGCCTGGGCAAGCTTCGATGAGATCGAGATGTTCCGGACGGTCCCCTGGCTGAAGGACGCGGTCAGGCAGATTGTGTGA
- a CDS encoding cation:proton antiporter: MVDPLAQVILILVAAKAGGELLERMGYPAQVGEIAAGIILGPSVLGLVTFDEPLVFLSEIGIIALLFVSGVRLSLKSFAASEKAAVSTALTGVVLPFALGWAFGILMGFSFLERFFIGIALSITSIGISVRSLIDLRKLETPSGATIVGAAVIDDVLGVVLLAALTAVASGSEGSLLYTIGAGSVFIAGSVVVGRRVLPAALARTRGARTHELTYTAAIVTALLMAWLAEFAGLHYSIGAFLAGMILGEEIRSDRSLFDGIADFAFGFFVTIFFASIGLLVVVTTETLLSPFVLPLILLAFVGKVAGGFLGAAPFMATRAEALVVGIGLFPRGEIALVVSQIALAAGIIDQALFSAFTVMVVVSILLTPILMAWGYRRVPLRDGRPPEGAR; this comes from the coding sequence ATGGTGGACCCGCTGGCCCAGGTCATCCTCATCCTCGTCGCCGCAAAGGCCGGAGGCGAACTCCTCGAACGGATGGGGTATCCGGCGCAGGTGGGAGAGATTGCGGCCGGGATCATTCTCGGCCCGTCGGTGCTCGGGCTCGTGACCTTCGACGAACCGCTCGTCTTTCTCTCAGAGATCGGGATCATCGCTCTTCTCTTTGTCAGCGGCGTCAGGTTGAGCCTGAAGTCGTTTGCCGCCTCGGAGAAGGCGGCGGTCTCGACGGCCCTCACCGGCGTCGTCCTTCCGTTCGCCCTCGGGTGGGCCTTCGGGATCCTGATGGGTTTCTCTTTTCTCGAGCGGTTCTTCATCGGGATCGCCCTCTCGATCACCTCGATCGGGATCTCGGTCAGGAGCCTCATCGACCTGCGCAAACTGGAGACGCCCTCCGGGGCGACGATCGTGGGGGCGGCGGTCATCGACGATGTGCTCGGGGTCGTCCTCCTTGCCGCCCTCACCGCCGTCGCCTCAGGGAGCGAGGGCTCGCTGCTGTACACCATCGGCGCGGGCAGTGTCTTCATCGCGGGAAGTGTCGTGGTCGGGCGGCGGGTGTTGCCGGCGGCACTTGCCAGGACGCGGGGCGCCCGCACCCACGAACTGACCTATACGGCGGCGATCGTCACCGCCCTGCTGATGGCCTGGCTTGCGGAGTTTGCGGGACTCCACTATTCCATCGGGGCGTTCCTGGCCGGGATGATCCTGGGCGAGGAGATCAGGAGTGACCGGTCGCTCTTCGACGGGATCGCGGATTTCGCCTTCGGGTTCTTTGTCACCATCTTCTTTGCGTCCATCGGGCTGCTGGTGGTGGTGACCACCGAGACGCTCCTCTCCCCCTTCGTCCTCCCGCTCATCCTCCTCGCCTTCGTGGGCAAGGTGGCGGGGGGTTTTCTCGGCGCCGCACCCTTCATGGCAACCCGCGCCGAGGCGCTGGTGGTGGGGATCGGGCTTTTCCCGCGGGGCGAGATCGCCCTGGTCGTCTCTCAAATTGCCCTCGCAGCCGGGATCATCGATCAGGCCCTCTTCTCGGCCTTCACGGTGATGGTGGTCGTCTCGATCCTCCTCACTCCCATCCTGATGGCCTGGGGATACCGGCGGGTGCCGCTCAGAGATGGCCGGCCACCCGAAGGTGCGAGATGA
- a CDS encoding type 1 glutamine amidotransferase domain-containing protein: protein MIAVLIGERFEDSEYTEPVKAFRAAGHEVVHLGLKVGSTVTGKREGTKVRIERAVGDTVPDDYDALLIPGGYSPDHLRAYDAPVEFVRAFMESGKPVFAICHGPQLLITARVIKGRRVTGWRSIVQDIKNAGAEFVDAEVVVDGNLVTSRRPSDLPAFIDASLKKVGVMITQSA from the coding sequence GTGATTGCAGTCCTGATCGGGGAGCGGTTTGAAGACTCCGAGTATACCGAACCGGTGAAGGCCTTCCGTGCCGCGGGTCACGAGGTCGTTCACCTCGGGCTGAAGGTGGGGAGCACGGTCACCGGGAAGAGGGAGGGAACGAAGGTGCGGATCGAGCGGGCGGTCGGGGACACCGTGCCCGACGACTACGATGCCCTGCTCATCCCGGGAGGATATTCTCCCGACCACCTCAGGGCCTACGACGCCCCGGTCGAGTTTGTCCGTGCATTCATGGAGAGTGGAAAACCGGTCTTCGCCATCTGCCACGGGCCGCAACTCCTCATCACCGCCAGGGTGATCAAGGGGCGGCGGGTGACCGGGTGGCGGTCGATCGTGCAGGACATCAAGAACGCGGGCGCGGAGTTTGTCGACGCCGAGGTGGTGGTGGACGGAAACCTCGTCACCAGCAGGCGGCCCTCGGACCTCCCGGCCTTCATCGACGCGTCGCTGAAAAAAGTCGGGGTGATGATCACACAATCTGCCTGA
- a CDS encoding sensor histidine kinase produces the protein MRKSFEPLEFRKERSFNQYLMTFFIILIVVVISVLSSLSYIEARDELVEKNLLLQEETEKSILQWMALVDAGLKKYDDSLNDKMRNGFRGFLEEYERSGRDPSKMDLQGLKEEFGGEMDLYIVDAEGIIAYSTYEKEIGLDFKTVPYFYEYITLLREGDTFSADRVVREQSTRKVRKYAYMPTPDHRYLFELGLVTDLLKDRSLDLSYVETGENLKDLNPDLTEIRFFDTMGNVIGNKSYQMPALQKERVERVLAQREGAIYPDPATGTEVRYLYLDLRDPDYASDMSVVIELTYTTLPLQKKLDTLFVSQLTIALLAILLSIVFAYVGSQHISRPISEVVEDIDQIARGDLDHTIRHTKGIEFSRLEYAINAMVRALKENIRRAQESEEALKKYSEDLEGIVDTRTAELKEANEEANLYLDIMSHDINNANAVSLGYAQLLLLNLPAKERDEADRIRKSILRSSGIIQNVATIRRIRQDAPPLRSMDLDRVIREEAAHHPAGAVGYEGEKVLVWADVLLPEVFSNLVGNALKFMEEGGEVRIRVEDRGEEVLVSVEDTGPGIPDAMKETVFNRFKKGENKRSGKGLGLYIVRSLVERYGGMVWADDRVEGNPEEGAAVRFTLKKVREKGEGRQA, from the coding sequence ATGAGGAAATCTTTTGAGCCCCTGGAGTTTCGCAAAGAACGCTCTTTCAACCAGTACCTGATGACGTTCTTCATCATCCTCATCGTCGTCGTCATCTCCGTCCTCTCTTCGCTCTCCTATATCGAGGCCAGAGACGAACTCGTCGAGAAGAACCTCCTTCTTCAGGAGGAGACCGAGAAGAGCATTCTGCAGTGGATGGCCCTCGTCGACGCCGGCCTGAAAAAGTACGACGACAGTCTCAACGACAAGATGCGAAACGGCTTCAGGGGTTTTCTGGAGGAGTACGAACGTTCAGGCCGGGACCCGTCGAAGATGGACCTCCAGGGACTGAAAGAAGAATTCGGCGGCGAGATGGACCTTTATATCGTTGACGCCGAAGGGATCATTGCGTATTCCACCTATGAAAAAGAGATCGGCCTGGACTTCAAGACAGTTCCGTACTTCTACGAGTACATCACCCTCCTCCGGGAGGGGGACACCTTCTCGGCCGACCGGGTGGTGCGCGAGCAGTCCACCAGGAAGGTGCGCAAGTACGCCTACATGCCCACTCCCGATCACCGTTATCTCTTCGAACTCGGCCTGGTCACCGACCTGCTCAAAGACCGGAGTCTCGACCTCTCCTATGTCGAGACCGGCGAGAACCTCAAAGATCTCAACCCCGACCTGACCGAGATCAGGTTCTTCGACACGATGGGCAATGTCATCGGGAACAAGAGTTACCAGATGCCCGCCCTCCAGAAAGAGCGGGTGGAACGGGTGCTTGCACAGCGGGAAGGGGCGATCTACCCCGACCCTGCGACCGGCACCGAGGTCCGTTACCTCTACCTCGACCTGCGCGACCCCGACTATGCTTCAGATATGAGCGTGGTGATCGAACTCACCTACACCACCCTTCCGCTCCAGAAGAAACTCGATACGCTTTTCGTCTCGCAACTGACGATCGCCCTCCTCGCCATCCTCCTCAGCATCGTCTTCGCCTATGTCGGGAGCCAGCACATCTCCCGCCCGATCTCAGAGGTGGTCGAGGACATCGACCAGATCGCACGGGGCGACCTCGACCATACGATCCGGCACACGAAGGGGATCGAGTTTTCAAGGCTGGAATACGCGATCAACGCGATGGTCAGGGCGCTCAAAGAGAATATCAGGCGCGCTCAAGAATCGGAAGAGGCGTTGAAAAAATATTCCGAGGACCTGGAAGGGATCGTCGATACGAGGACGGCCGAACTCAAAGAGGCAAACGAAGAGGCAAACCTCTATCTGGACATCATGTCCCATGACATCAACAATGCCAACGCCGTCTCTCTTGGATATGCTCAGCTCCTGCTCCTGAACCTCCCGGCGAAAGAGAGAGATGAAGCGGACCGGATCCGGAAGAGTATCCTCAGGAGTTCTGGGATCATCCAGAATGTCGCGACGATCAGGAGGATCCGGCAGGATGCGCCCCCGCTCAGGTCGATGGACCTGGACCGGGTGATCAGGGAGGAGGCGGCCCACCATCCCGCAGGTGCGGTCGGGTACGAGGGGGAGAAGGTGCTGGTCTGGGCCGACGTCCTCCTCCCGGAGGTCTTCTCCAACCTCGTCGGCAATGCCCTCAAGTTCATGGAAGAGGGCGGCGAGGTCAGGATCAGGGTGGAGGACCGGGGCGAAGAGGTGCTGGTCTCGGTGGAGGACACCGGTCCTGGCATCCCGGACGCCATGAAGGAGACGGTCTTCAACCGGTTCAAGAAGGGAGAGAACAAGCGGAGCGGGAAGGGGCTCGGGCTCTATATTGTCAGGTCGCTGGTGGAGCGGTACGGCGGGATGGTCTGGGCCGATGACCGGGTCGAGGGTAACCCCGAGGAGGGGGCGGCGGTGCGGTTCACCCTCAAGAAGGTCAGGGAGAAGGGAGAGGGGCGGCAGGCATAA
- a CDS encoding type II toxin-antitoxin system HicA family toxin: protein MRVREVISLIEANGWYLVATRGSHRQYKHPIKPGRITIAGHPSENLAPGTLNSILKQAGLKR from the coding sequence ATGAGAGTGCGAGAGGTCATTTCCCTGATAGAGGCAAACGGGTGGTACCTGGTCGCTACCAGAGGGAGCCACCGCCAGTATAAACACCCGATAAAACCGGGGCGGATCACCATCGCCGGCCATCCCTCAGAGAATCTTGCCCCAGGAACACTGAATAGTATTTTAAAACAGGCAGGACTAAAGAGGTGA